A stretch of the Streptomyces sp. NBC_01428 genome encodes the following:
- a CDS encoding AurF N-oxygenase family protein produces MTTVTEAEVLRDALGLLKDREQVAERLLDSSAKHSFDPDKELDWDAPFEEGKWFWPPELVSLYDTPMWHRMSEEQRIALSQHEAAALASLGIWFELILMQLLVRHIYDKAATSAHVRYALTEIEDECRHSKMFARLITRGGTPHYPVSRAHLNLGRLFKTISTTPGSFTATLLGEEILDWMQRLTFPDERVQTLVRGVTRIHVVEEARHVRYAREELRRQMVTAPRWSQEFTRVTSGEFARVFSVAFINPDVYTNVGLDQREAMAQVKASGHRREVMQTGAKRLTDFLDDIGVLRGAGRRLWKSSGLLA; encoded by the coding sequence ATGACGACGGTGACCGAAGCCGAGGTGCTCCGTGACGCGCTCGGTCTGCTCAAGGACCGGGAGCAGGTGGCCGAGCGCCTCCTCGACTCATCCGCCAAGCACTCCTTCGACCCCGACAAGGAGCTCGACTGGGACGCGCCCTTCGAGGAGGGCAAGTGGTTCTGGCCGCCCGAGCTGGTGTCGCTGTACGACACCCCGATGTGGCACCGGATGAGCGAGGAGCAGCGGATCGCGCTGTCCCAGCACGAGGCGGCCGCGCTGGCCTCGCTGGGCATCTGGTTCGAGCTCATCCTGATGCAGCTGCTGGTGCGGCACATCTACGACAAGGCGGCGACGAGCGCGCACGTGCGCTACGCGCTGACCGAGATCGAGGACGAGTGCCGGCACTCGAAGATGTTCGCCCGTCTGATCACCCGCGGCGGCACCCCGCACTACCCGGTGAGCCGGGCGCACCTCAACCTCGGGCGGCTCTTCAAGACCATCTCGACGACGCCGGGTTCGTTCACGGCGACGCTGCTCGGCGAGGAGATCCTCGACTGGATGCAGCGGCTGACGTTCCCGGACGAGCGGGTGCAGACCCTGGTCCGCGGCGTCACGCGCATCCACGTCGTGGAGGAGGCCCGGCACGTCCGCTACGCCCGTGAGGAGTTGCGGCGGCAGATGGTCACGGCGCCGCGCTGGTCCCAGGAGTTCACCCGCGTCACCTCGGGCGAGTTCGCCCGCGTCTTCTCGGTGGCCTTCATCAACCCCGACGTGTACACGAACGTCGGCCTCGACCAGCGCGAGGCGATGGCCCAGGTCAAGGCGAGCGGACACCGGCGCGAGGTGATGCAGACCGGCGCCAAGCGCCTGACGGACTTCCTGGACGACATCGGGGTGCTGCGCGGAGCGGGACGGCGGCTGTGGAAGTCGTCGGGCCTGCTGGCCTGA